The Branchiostoma floridae strain S238N-H82 chromosome 3, Bfl_VNyyK, whole genome shotgun sequence genomic sequence TACAATGTATTGGCACTTGTACATTGGAATTGTAGGTAGCAAAGTCATCCATGGCAGAAATGATATCTACCTTTCGTAAAATTGCCTTAACGCTATCTGTTGCtttgaatgttgttgtttcGTTAAGGATGTGGTtaccaaagaaaacaaatgaaggTGTCAAAAAACACAACAGTCGTTGCGTCATAACCTGTAAACAATATCTACCCTATCCTGCCTACACCGCATTTACAATTTCCCAGTAGCCACTAAAGTTACCTGGCTCTATCCTGAGTATCAGCTTAACCGCCACCTTCCCCGGTTAGTTCACcgtgaggggggtggggggtgggggagggtgtgtgtgtgtgtgtatggaaGCTCACGGTTAACTAGCCAGGCTGATACTCGGGCTAAGTTAAAgctccacatgtcgctggaaaTTGTGCCAAATGGACAGATAACACACATTTATTAGAGGAGTTGGTCTGCCCAAAACTACAGTTTGCGACACCCCTATatctatttggtcaatttctactgGCGATATGTCTAATTTCATAGACCCCCCAAGgaggaaagaaaatgaaactatttttacatttatttcacaTTATGATGTCGTTACAGCTGGGTTGTAACTAGGGGTTTTAAtgtgtttttacactgtttttctttatttctttcgtTTCCATATTGTTCTCCTCCTTACCCAATTTGGTGGACGACCGTAACCCGAAcactgtttttctttatttttttcgtttccataTTGTTCTCCTCCCTTACCCTAGCTAACGTTACTCggtgtctctttttttttaattttcttcttaCCGAAGTCAATTTTACAAATGCCTCATAAATGCACATATACAATGCAAACAGAATTATTTGTCGGCAACTCCAACAGGGCAACGGAATAGACAAATCtggcaatctttttttttgtttcttttattataGTAGCAAGATTTATTCTTGTAAACGGGAACGTTCCTCAGTCCGAGTGGTATATCTACATGCTCCCATACGATTAACAATAGAACCCTGTAGATACAGAACTGACCGTTAGACGTCCCCACTATAAGGTGAAGAGTGAAGGTGGCATCGTCTTTCTGTGTTATTTACAAGCGATGGAAAAGTTACTCTGCTACTATCACCATAGATTTTCTGCAATCTGTTAGTCATCCCTGTCTATTCACccagaacaaataaacaataaaaaggtACTGCCGTTTGAATTGAAGCGGGAGACCCAAATTCCGACGTATTTGTCCAGTTTACAACAAGAAAACCATAGTGTTCATATCTACTGCGATCCAAGCGTAACATCTTTGTACAATAAACATGAACGAACGCTAGGAGCACATCGTCATGACGTCCATACGACTGTCAACTGTGCTGACAAAGAGCTATAGCCCGGAACACACAACTCGACGTTCTTAAAAGTTTGTCGGGTCAGACGAAGGCCTTTGCGTAAACTCTTGGGGTCAGGTGGTAATAATAAGTGACTTATGGCGGCTAAACATGTATAGTGAGTAAACTAACGACCACAGACAACCATGGCTACGAGCGGGAAAGTGCCGCACGATGGCGGGAGCCTGCCCAAGGCAACTAGTGTCGAGCTGCTGCAGGGATCCGGTGGAAACcctcaggtaaaaatgaaatGGGTATCACTTCACTTCTAGGTACCCGCTAGTTATAGCAATGGAGGTTAGGGAAGAGACAACACTCCCAATTGCAACGTACTTTGCTGACAGAAAAATAAAGATTAGCGTTGTTTACTCTGTGTGGGTATTGGATAATACACTTAGTCTAATAGAAATTAAGTACTCTGCGCCGTATGTTCATTACTCGATTGCTGCGATTGGGAGAAGCAACCCGTAACCTTCACATACGACGTACCTTGATTAAAACCACTCGATCTATATCTTGTATGTTTCCAGCAAAATAACTATTCGTAGTACCGATCACGAAAAGCTAGGCTCTGGACAGTATCAGAATGTTTATAGTGTTACGTTGTATATGCTTGCCAGCACTAGCTTTATGCCATATCGACATGTGTTCTGTACTGAGTATGCACATATGTTATCtcatatacgaggggcgtgcaattagtaatggtcctgacccatttcccatagcaggagattaacgaaacttggcacagttattagtctttctcttcataggaatcacccagagttatgcatttctcccatcgtttgatgcagctctggacaccgattttgtaggacaccccaggttggtcctccaactgatgcctcatcaatggcacaagagggacgaccaggtctgggagctgtttccacagacttccagccacgtttgaattcaggatgccagcgttttacaaggtcatatgatggggcatcatcaccataagtttcatttatttcatcaaaagtcttctttggtgtgcgtcctttcaaatacaaaaaccggatcactgcgcgacactcaactggttccatttcacacctggtccatttcgcacctgactaagttcaaacaccagtaaatcagaaaccacaattagttcagagctgtcttttgcaacataacccatagagatatgaattattacacatacaaaatttcatttagatcagacaactggaagtgggtcaggaccattacttattgcacgcccctcgtatttcccTTCTATGACTTTTGCCCTACAAAGGAAGAGACAATCCCCAATTAACGTATATAGGACTATAGATGCcctatataatgtccttgaccCTACAAAAAAGTGACATATTCGTAAACAGAtctttttcaacctttatttaaccttgaaaATACATTGGCTAAGGCCTTGAAGACTTAAAGGGCGGAGGACGTCAGGAGTCTTTTGTTCAAGATATTAGACACAATTGTTTACAACGATATattcaatacaaaaatgtatttcataatcatatccGTAAAATAAAGATAGATCGTCCATATTTCATTGTCAGTCCGTACACTATGTATAGTCACTCGTCGCAACATGTTTTTGAACGTTATAAGTGACGTGTAACGTAAGGAGCCGTTCTCAACGTTTGGTCTTAAACTATTCCACGGCACAGTGCCTGAGTAGGAGATGGATCTTCTAAATTTATATACTTTACAACGGACCATTGGTAAATTGATTTAGTTAGAGCAGCTTTGGCGGGTTATTCTAGCTGCCCTGTCTCTACAGAAGGGAAACATTTGTCGTATGTAGACGTTTTTGCCTGTTTATGCCTAGTTTGTGTGATTTGGTGTCTGAAAATAGCATGACTCAAGAATGCCTTAGCAGATTGCGTTGATATTTGGCATTCTTGGTGAAAgctaaaatgattagattttgggcgccCTAGCGGTTTGTTGTGGTACCGCAGAGGAACTTTCtggaacttccgggttttgtAGTCTTTAGTATCTGAAGATGTAGAGTCTTCAGTTTGGAGTGGTAAATAGATCTTTGGTTGACAAAAGAAGTGACAGGGGTTTGGGTTTCCTAGCAGCTTCATATGGAAGTGCAGGGGCGTTGTTTCTGAGGCAATGGGCAATAAAAACGTGTCCTCTGAGACATTTCAAATCTTTTACCACCACAGAGCAAAGTTCAATCGAGAATCCAGAGGATCCTGGGTCTAAAGAAGTACGCAAAGGACTACCGAGTCATCAAAACTGGCTGTCTGGTCCTGGCATGGATAGCTATGGTGAGAACTAtagggtaacgctagttcatctttatccgtggAATAACATATATCAGTTGTTAAAAAAAGCCCAGGGTATTTAGAGTCGATGGACGCTGGTTACATTTTCATtatatatattaaaaaaaaaaaaacatgagaaacattgcagtttgaaaccaccgttcgtcgaCGTGATACCCCTACATGCGCGAACTGGATAGAACTATTCTGTACAACAAACCAACGAGGAATGAATCGATTTCCAACAATACGGATTCTTAGATGACCTATGGTAGTAATCGGTCAGAATAGGGCAAATGGTTTGGTGGCCAGAAAAGGTCCTGATATTTGGTGCAATTTCAGCCATTACTTATCCCCGAGAATCCGGATCACGTCTGATGCAGTAATTTTTCAATGTTGCACGCCTTCCTTGTCATCTATAATACAGCCAGCATTGTTGTCTTTTGAATTCTCACCGTTGAAAGGGACTGTACCATCGCATGGTGGCGCCCACCCTGATCGACCTGAAGGACCGTCTAGGGGTGAACTACGAGGAAATCTCACGAGCTTTGCTGTGCCACACCATTGGGTACTTCCTCTCCAACATGGCAGGGGGCGTCGTTGTTGACTTATACCCAGGTaacactaattcacctttatgcgcggggtaacctatttccattGTCAAGCTGCAATCTTTTTCAAATATTGGAGTAACTTACATCGGTTAAACACAGTGAACAGTGGACATTCCTAAGGTTGTGACACTTACCGGTAACGTACATGTCAGGTGACTGGCAAAAGAGCCGGGATTCGAACTGACGGCTTcttggtacagatacagatcgaGGCAAGGTCACTAACTAATAGACGTCACACACTACGTAAAAGTTTGATAAGCATAAGCTTAAGCTCGACTgaggtgtgtttccattgtcCGTTACTTGTCTGCTCCAGGCCTGGTGGACATGGTGATCGCATCCTCCCTCCTGGCGGCAGGTGTCGGCTCTATCGGCACGCCTTGGTCCCGCTCTCTGGCGCTCACCGGCTTCTGTAAGCTGCTCACCGGGTTTGGGCACGGAGCCACGGACGCAGGTACGTCACACTGAATCCCTGTAATGTCAGGTTTATCACATCTAAGGATAATCGTCGACGTACGGTAAAACTTGAGTGAGATTTTTTTGTTCAATGCAAGGATTTAGCTGTCCTCTTCTGAGTCGATGGGATGGAATATACATGGAATTATCATGTGCAAGGAGATAGCGGTGAACAATAGTTTTGAAGGCTTGAAGACTACatacaggagggaaacagttttCATCGAGAGATTTCCATAGTTTGCAGGACTTTAAACTTGAGACTGGTAATGAAACAGTATAGTGATGTGGGGTAGAGACTAGTGTTACGCCAGTGAAAGGCTGTCATTGGAGGGAGAAGTAGTGTAACATCATCAGAGCAATGACCATGAAAGTACCGAAAAGAGACAGGGAGGTAACGGTGTCACCTGTGAGTGAGGGGGTCCAGCTTAGATGCCAATGTTGGTAACATTTTCATTTGAATAGATTTGACGAGCTGTCAACAAAAGTTGTGAGGTCCCTGTTAACCGTATGGAAAATTCGCAATATTACTCAAGCAGCTTGATAATTTGGTAAGATGGAAACTCATCTGAACTTTCGGAAGACTCCCAATTGGCTTAATTCACCGTGCTTGTCAATTGGTATGCCCATATTGTCTTGAAtgacattttgaacattttataTCCCTATTTATAcgttttttgtactgtttttgcTCTTACAGCCGGTACTGTGACGGTGATCCAGCTTTGGGGTGACAACTCGGCGCCAGCTCTCCACATCATCCACATGGGGTACCCGTTCATCGCGCTCTTTGTCCCGTTCATGGCACAGCCTTTCCTCTCACGCCGTCCAGAAGTCAACGGAACGGCCACCCCTCCCCCTCTCACCGTGGAGGAAGCCTGGAGGACGTCCAAAATCGAACAAGCCTACCTCATCCCCACCTTCGTGTCCGCTGCCGTCTGTGTCATCTTCTTGGCTTTCCACTTTTACTTCTCCCCGAAGTACCAACCGGATCTTCCTCGTCCGGATTTCTTGGCCTGCTTCAAATCGAAGAAGAAAACTGATCCGGATGCTTCCGATCCGGATCCGGAAGCACAGCCGTTTTGCAGACGCTTCGTCTCGTGTTGGAGTTCGAAGTTGTGTCGCTCCTTCCAGGGCGAGGGGCTGTTCTCCCCTGGCAGGTGCGTGAAGGGAGAACCTGTTCTCGGGTCTTTCTACGTTGtcctgttgtttcttttctacctGGTGTATCTGTCCGGGGAGGTGAGTCTGTTTGAGTACCTGTTCGCCTACAGTGTGGAGAGCGGGCTCTTCGATAAAGACGGCGCCTCTCTGGTGTACTcgttcttctttcttttcttcctcttgGGGCGAGGATTTGGCGGGTTCGGGTCCCACTGGGTGCCGGCGGGCCTGATTATCGGGGTCTCCATCTTCCTGCTGCAGGTCGTCGGGATCGAGTACTCGGTCTGGGGAGTGAACGACAGCACGGTGTTCTGGGTGCTGACGTGTGTGGCCGGGTTTTGCTGCGGCCCGGTGTTCCCCGCCTGCTCTGCCTGGGCGAACCACTACCTGGACCTCACCGGTGTCCTGGTGGTGGTCATGTTCGTCGGGGCGTCTTTCGGCAACATGATCGGTACCTACGCCACGGGGTACTTCTTCGAATATGCCGGGATAGATTCCATGTTTCACGGCCACATCGGCTACATGGCGATCACCATCGTGGTGTTCTTCATGATGCAGTTTTCCATGTCTGTCCTGTTCAAGGACAGGATGCAGAAAGCGGGAGGAGAAGACGAGGAACCAGAACCAGAAGTTGAGGCAATCACTAAGGTCTAGATCgacagatagaaaaaaaaaacctcatgGCATTCGGAGGGCATTCACTGTGTGTTTAAAATGCTCACGTTGTATTCCAGTATACGTAAATTCATGCACcttgccagtttttttttttttagattattgGGAGTAGTGAGCGCTGAAGTAAGAAACAGGACTGTCGATAACAGGGCTGCCAAGAGAGGAATTGCATTGCATTGATAATTCTTTTTGGGTACCTTCGAGTGCTGTGAGAGGCTTCTTCCGAACCCCTCTGCCTACGCGCATGTATATTGCACCTTGAAGGCTAATCAATAAAGTCGTTTTTCCTGATAAATCACACATCGTCCGAAAAATGCAATGGCAGACGGAACTTGCGGACAACAGTCTATAGCTGTGTGGTTGTCTCAATATTTAGTATCACCTTGTACGTTTGGTATGTTACATCATGCCACTATATGCCACTCAGGAATAAAGCAGGGACAGGGTGGAGAACATGAAAATGATCGTTGTGTATTAGGAGCACATATGGATGTCGCAATGTGAGATAACATGAAGATCTATAATACTGGCCATAGGTGCCTGAATAGCTAGTTAGCGATACGGCCTAGCGCCTATACCTAACATTGTGTATCCCGTTTTTGTCTTTCCCTTTGTTCCAAGTAGCAGATTAAAGTATGTGCCGTTACATcgtgttctgtgtgttcagttaATGTTGCAAGGGTTTACGCCAGGGTTCAATCTtttttaaggttttttttttcccgTTCTCCATAAACTTGATTTGGGGTCACCAGCGATTGATATACAACGCAAACCACCATAAGGAGAGTACCTAGAGGATAGCGACGCCTCAAGGCGTCAAAGAAACCACTCACTGCATCCCGATGTGAGTGAATGAAATAGATCTGTCCCgatatacagcttgtactgTCCAGTACCAACCAGCTGGTGTGTTAACGTTTACACCGTTTTTAAACCACGATATCACAGAACAACGGTGAGTATAGGATGAGGCCCAAGCGTCTTACACCTTACAATAGAAGATAAGAGTGGTTTATAACGCTACAActtttataatgataacttCCTGTCTAACTTTTAGTTTAATAGGGACTTCAAACAAAAGTAAAGACATGTACACCCAACGTCTTCTGTCTGTTCAACCTGCTTTCTGTAAATAATCCTGCAGTTTGTACTAGTTTCGCAAGGTAGCGCTGTGTACAGGTCACGCCCATGCGAATGACGCAATAGAACGTGGGCTTCCGGGATTGGTCCACTTGGCCAGCTGGTACCAAACGCCGTGATGAAAATTTAATTTCAAACGCATTGTTCCCGTCTAGAAGTATTGGCGGTAGATTTCACAGACAGCTAGACCCTCGACACTTAACGTTCTGCGAGCAGATTTCTGATTATTCGGGATGGCAGCTACGGTTGACTGTAGTGCGCTGTCAGTGTTGCAcgtgttgtttgttttggtgttgttgtttacaaccTGTGCACGCGCACAAAAAGAGCAAAAGCTCGGCAGTATCAAGTTTTCCGGGCCAGACGTGAACAGTGAGGAGTCCGAGTCTTTACACATGCCGGACTACCTGAAGTGTGACGCCTGTAGAATCATAGCTTACAAGGTGAGGACAGGTGTGGTGGACAGGTGTGTAGTCAAGAGGTGTGTTGTACCAAGTAGGTGTGGTATACAGGTGTGTGGCCAAGTGTGTTGTACACTTGTGTTATACAATGCACTTGGTGGGTATATCAAATGTATTATACAGGTGTGTTGTACAGGTGTGCCAAACAGGTGTATCGTCATGCATGTTGTATAAGTGTGTTGTATGGGTGGGTTTTTCAGGTGGTGGTCAGGTGTGCTGTAGTTACAGGTGTGCTATGCAGGTTTGTGGTCAAGTGTGCATGTGTATTGTACTGGTGGGTGTATCAAGTGTGTTGGTTAGGTGTGTTGTACAGTGACCACGGTGCCAGATGTATTGAATGTACTGAAAAATGTCCTTGCTACAACCAGGATATGATGTTATCTGTACATGATAAAGGATGTGTCAGCTGTCACAACTTGTTTGGCTTATGATGTTCTTTCTTCAGTTCACAGAAACTCTGGAGAAAGTTACCAAGAAGAAAACCAAAGCCCTGAGTGAGTCTGAGATCATCGACACATTCGAGGAGGTGTGCGAAGGTTCCTGGGACGAGTGAGTAGAGCTGTGTATAACTGTGGGACAGTTAATGTACTTGTATTACTAAATATTTAGGGCCAAAGGGCCGTGTGGATATGCTCACAGACATTAGATGAAGAGGCCAAAAGTTTGATTCCTGGAATTCCTGTTTATAGACGTTGCTTcccaccccttctccaccagttttgaacagacctttaactaaataaattcgaatttatgatgttttccccaggtcattttgcataaaataacctgggtttacactgtcattgtctctataaacttgtgaattgcctgctgcaaattataaaaattactgagaactggtagaagaaatcaggcaaaaccagttatacaagtcaaagtcactaactcaaaaggattgtatgcaaatgccactgttaatatgtaaatcatgttaagacaatttctttgtttcatgtttagacaacttcaagacaacaacaatgtgttgTTTGGCTTATGATGTTCTTTCTTCAGTTCACAGAAACTCTGGAGAAAGTTACCAAGAAGAAAACCAAAGCCCTGAGTGAGTCTGAGATCATCGACACATTCGAGGAGGTGTGCGAAGGTTCCTGGGACGAGTGAGTAGAGCTGTGTATAACTGTGGGACAGTTAATGTACTTGTATTACTAAATATTTAGGGCCAAAGGGCCGTGTGGATATGCTCACAGACATTAGATGAAGAGGCCAAAAGTTTGATTCCTGGAATTCCTGGTTTATAGACGTTGCttccttgggaaaagcactttccTTGCTCaacccaggtgtagaaatgggtacctgactttggtcaaGGAGGTAAAAGGTAGTGGGCTCAGCCTTCAAATGCTGTGCCATTACATTAGGAATAGTGTATAAcaaacaacccactgcccctaagGCCTCAAAAAGTCTAAGGGATTACCCTTACCTTTTATTGCTATTACTACAAATAGACAAACAATAGCTCAAAACAATTTTCTACCTTGGTCATGGTATTAAAAAATGGCTGTAGCTCATTACGAAGTCAATCTTCTTGGATGAAACTCAAGTGTTTTGTATTTCTTCCTCAGCTAtggtatcaaggaggttgatggTTTGAAGAGACTGTCTGGTCCTGGTTTAGAGACTAAAGATGTACCTGGAGTCATGCAGGGAGGAGGAAAATGGCCTTTCAGGTAAGGAAACTCAAACTCAACCAGGGTCTTCCCAATTCCCTGATTCAAAGTTTCTTAGTCTCTATGCAGACCTTTTAGCTTTAGCCCACTCCCACTGATCACTGAGGATCTCTTTTCTGTAAGGCttaggcagcctattttgatttcccACAATTTGTGGGGAACAACATTTTGCTttgtctgaatttagcgtatgCCATATGGGGGAAGCTcatgcttgcttgcttgcttgcttacttgcttatgTCGAGTCTATCCGGTCTTGAGTTGTGATGGCAGCCCATGCttccctgtcaatcatgcaGCTCATGCAGTCACTATATCTTGCTAACAAGGCTAAGAACTTCTTCCCTCACCTAATAGCAAACCAAAGTTCCATGTGATTTATCCCATAACTATATCTTCACGCTAATCTGTTTAATCTGTTTTTCATATCAGACATGCTAATCTCAGCTGTCAAGATGATGGAATGGCAATGAGATTCTGTAAATGACAGAATGCTGGATGCTTTAGAAAACTCTCAGGCTGATCTCTAGATACCTCTGATACAAAATTAACAGCCACCCAATGCTGTAGAATACAGCAGCAATCAGTACACATGAGCAATtatagaccattacataatcagaaaaatggtacatgtaattaaaaTGCCTGCTTTGAAAATTGCTGTGGAAGATCACGTACACTATGACACAGTGTCATGTTTTGCAATTAAAAGTGGAAATTCTCAAATCTTTTTAGGTTGAAGGAGATGTGCTTCAACTATGTTGGAAATGAGGGTGAGGAAGAGCTGTACGGCATCTTTAAGAGCAAGATGACTCTGGAGAAGTTCTTGTGTAAGGAGAAAAACGGACCCTGTCACCCCAAGAACAAGAAAGTCAAGAAAGTAgaggaagaaaaggaagaaCTGTGACAACATCTACATCATTAGCCTGTGTTACATGATCTCTTGGGGGCTGATTGTGCTTCCTCCAGGAGAGGAGGGGTCTGACCAGTACTTATgattaattatgttaatttaCACATTAACACATGGTGTTACACTTTGGTGACCAGTACTTATgattaattatgttaatttaCACATTAACACATGGTGTTACttttttgtacagaaatgaatTGCCCAACACTCCATTTTTTCCACCGAAAAAAAGAGATTGTTAAAATTTCTTATTGTACAATCATTTAGATTTACTTGAGGCGTGGTAAATCATGTGTCATACTCAGATTTTAAAAAGATTAATGTTACATCATTATAGCAGCTTGTAAGTGTAGTTATTAACAAGGGCTTGTGACTGTTCTAGCTGAATTTTGTGGAGGAGAGCAAAATTAGAATATTTTTTATCAGAGAAAGTTGATATATGTTGGTGATAGGAAAATGATGTTAGAGACTGAAATAAATGGGTCACAGGATAAATACTAATTTTGATGCAAGCACGGTGAGATGGGTATTCAAAAGCAGTTGTGTCAAAAGTGTCAAATAGTGGAAATCAGTAAATTTGAAATATTGGTTATACAACGTGCTTAGTAACAAATGGAGGGAGATTCAAAATGTGCAATCAACTAGGTAAAAATTATTGACACCTTATGTTTGCTTTTTGAGGGGAGGATTGTCCATAAATGTCTTGAATGGAATTACCCTGGAATATTGTTACAGTAGCATTTACATGTTTACCGATGCATCAATCTGCAATAAGTTTGGCACATAATAATGTCTATGGAATGTATGCGTATACCGTATAGGGTTATCCGCTTTACTGTTGCCTTCATCAATTTTTCAATGTAATACAAGtagtttgatttttgtatgagaGCTATATGGAAATGCATGTGTGAACCACTGAATTGTGTGTGTGGCAAATTTTTGACACTGTCTTATCACCAAACGAAACTATTCCTAAGGTTATGTCTGTTTTGGTGTTTTATGGTATCTATTATAATATTACGTTTCTTCAAGGACATTAAATGGTTTGTGAAGTGGGCAGGTGTTAACATTATATGTTCTATTATAGTATCTTCAAATAAAAGCAGAGATAGCTTTTAAGTTTTTGTTTCTTACTGAAAAAACAAACTGGTAGGCTACCCATGtgatattttcttacattaaCTATGTTCTAGCATATTGAACATGTAAAGTTATCTGTTAGACGTTAGAAGGAGAAATGCTGACCATAGCAAAAACCTGAAGACTATAAGTTACCTTTTTTTGGTTTGCAACAGGCATctgggtgaatgaatgaatgaatgaatgaacggacTCAATAGTTGTACCTGGTGTAGTGAACTGCAACAATAACAAAGTAATCAACACGATCATACTCTTCtcttctgaaaaaaatgattacGAGAATGTGGACGGAATGAGGAATTGAA encodes the following:
- the LOC118411356 gene encoding uncharacterized protein LOC118411356, translated to MATSGKVPHDGGSLPKATSVELLQGSGGNPQSKVQSRIQRILGLKKYAKDYRVIKTGCLVLAWIAMGLYHRMVAPTLIDLKDRLGVNYEEISRALLCHTIGYFLSNMAGGVVVDLYPGLVDMVIASSLLAAGVGSIGTPWSRSLALTGFCKLLTGFGHGATDAAGTVTVIQLWGDNSAPALHIIHMGYPFIALFVPFMAQPFLSRRPEVNGTATPPPLTVEEAWRTSKIEQAYLIPTFVSAAVCVIFLAFHFYFSPKYQPDLPRPDFLACFKSKKKTDPDASDPDPEAQPFCRRFVSCWSSKLCRSFQGEGLFSPGRCVKGEPVLGSFYVVLLFLFYLVYLSGEVSLFEYLFAYSVESGLFDKDGASLVYSFFFLFFLLGRGFGGFGSHWVPAGLIIGVSIFLLQVVGIEYSVWGVNDSTVFWVLTCVAGFCCGPVFPACSAWANHYLDLTGVLVVVMFVGASFGNMIGTYATGYFFEYAGIDSMFHGHIGYMAITIVVFFMMQFSMSVLFKDRMQKAGGEDEEPEPEVEAITKV
- the LOC118411361 gene encoding marginal zone B- and B1-cell-specific protein-like, translating into MAATVDCSALSVLHVLFVLVLLFTTCARAQKEQKLGSIKFSGPDVNSEESESLHMPDYLKCDACRIIAYKFTETLEKVTKKKTKALSESEIIDTFEEVCEGSWDDYGIKEVDGLKRLSGPGLETKDVPGVMQGGGKWPFRLKEMCFNYVGNEGEEELYGIFKSKMTLEKFLCKEKNGPCHPKNKKVKKVEEEKEEL